The following coding sequences lie in one Niabella agricola genomic window:
- a CDS encoding helix-turn-helix domain-containing protein, which yields MDDYLIGIGKRIKEIRKKKGLTINNIAGKADLSNGLISRIENGRTIPSLPVLLSIVNVLDIAVPDFFKDIPLSGAKSFIVSRREDHTVIEKEDEAKGFEYRSLLGKQVASVGFEALLLEVQPGSQREKVETDAFEFKYILSGECLYQIGDEEVLLKEGDALFFDGRIPHVPVNTGIVSAKMLVMYFFLPRQD from the coding sequence ATGGACGATTATCTTATCGGTATCGGGAAGCGCATCAAAGAGATCCGCAAAAAGAAAGGGCTTACCATTAACAATATTGCAGGCAAAGCAGACCTGAGCAACGGCCTGATCTCCCGTATTGAGAACGGGAGAACAATCCCCTCACTTCCCGTTTTGCTCAGCATCGTCAACGTACTGGATATTGCTGTTCCTGATTTCTTTAAAGACATCCCGTTATCCGGTGCGAAAAGCTTTATCGTTTCCCGCAGGGAAGATCATACTGTTATTGAAAAAGAGGATGAGGCAAAAGGCTTTGAATACCGCTCACTTCTTGGCAAACAGGTTGCATCCGTTGGCTTTGAGGCATTGCTGCTGGAAGTACAACCCGGCTCACAAAGGGAAAAGGTAGAAACAGATGCCTTTGAGTTTAAGTACATCTTATCCGGCGAATGCCTGTATCAAATCGGGGATGAAGAAGTATTGCTTAAGGAAGGTGATGCACTTTTCTTTGACGGGCGCATCCCGCATGTGCCGGTGAACACGGGAATCGTCTCCGCTAAAATGCTTGTGATGTATTTCTTCCTTCCCCGGCAGGATTGA
- a CDS encoding phosphonatase-like hydrolase yields MSNIKMVVLDMAGTTVDEKNLVYHTVLKVINDQGFDLTLDDVLLHGAGKEKYKAITDVLAACTDLAPVTPVADQAFAAFKEALELAYDEQEVGTFTGMELFFEKVRSHGILVTLNTGYDRKTAIKLIDKLHWRVEQDFDLLITADDVERGRPFPDMIEHAMKRFGITDAGFVLKAGDSVIDIEEGKNAGCGITVGVLSGAQTRAQLEQARPDYIFNAVTELDAILLNG; encoded by the coding sequence ATGAGCAATATTAAGATGGTTGTTCTGGATATGGCGGGCACCACCGTGGATGAAAAGAACCTGGTATACCATACGGTATTAAAAGTGATCAATGACCAGGGATTTGATCTTACGCTGGATGATGTACTGTTGCATGGCGCAGGAAAAGAGAAGTATAAGGCCATCACCGATGTACTGGCGGCCTGTACGGATTTAGCACCGGTAACCCCGGTGGCCGATCAGGCCTTTGCGGCGTTTAAAGAAGCGCTGGAACTGGCTTATGATGAACAGGAGGTCGGTACGTTTACCGGGATGGAACTCTTTTTTGAAAAAGTCCGGAGTCATGGAATTCTTGTGACGCTGAATACGGGATATGACCGGAAGACTGCTATCAAACTGATTGATAAACTACATTGGCGGGTAGAACAGGATTTCGATCTGTTGATCACAGCCGATGATGTGGAAAGAGGCCGTCCCTTCCCGGATATGATCGAACATGCAATGAAGCGGTTCGGGATCACGGATGCGGGATTTGTATTAAAGGCCGGCGACTCTGTGATCGATATTGAAGAAGGGAAAAATGCTGGTTGCGGTATCACCGTAGGGGTATTGAGCGGTGCCCAAACACGGGCACAGCTGGAACAGGCGAGGCCGGATTATATATTCAATGCCGTAACCGAGCTGGATGCGATTCTTTTGAATGGCTAA
- a CDS encoding TIGR03364 family FAD-dependent oxidoreductase, giving the protein MNKKYDLIIVGGGVLGAFHAYHALELGLSVALIEKDRQPQHATVRNFGQVVPSGMNTKWQLYGRESLRIYKEIQNRFDISVRQNGSVYLASNEAEVQLLEELRCINQKNGYASQLLSTRECLERYPGLKPEYVKAGLFFPEEVTVEPRVMIGRLLAYLVGDKGLDYYNDTLVLNCTALTDGVEVHTAAGAIFYAAKVIICSGAAFKTLYPALFAGSDLEVSKLQMLQTVPQKGYVLNGSILTGLSIRRYEAFYECSSFANIQSKEDPGSFEKKWGIHILFKQATDGSVIIGDSHEYADAANADALGFDLRADIDAFMIAEAKKIIELPSYEIQHRWYGIYSQCKRQDLFQHTIDKHIHIVTGIGGKGMTGSAGFSKEHIKQVFNLNEKYEQY; this is encoded by the coding sequence ATGAATAAAAAGTACGATTTGATCATTGTGGGGGGTGGTGTGCTGGGCGCATTTCATGCTTACCATGCTTTGGAGTTGGGCTTAAGTGTTGCGCTTATTGAAAAAGACCGGCAGCCGCAGCACGCCACCGTTCGGAATTTCGGGCAGGTGGTGCCTTCCGGTATGAATACCAAATGGCAGCTTTACGGAAGGGAGAGTCTTCGGATTTATAAAGAGATCCAGAACCGGTTTGATATTTCGGTGCGGCAAAACGGATCGGTATACCTGGCTTCCAATGAAGCGGAGGTGCAGTTGCTTGAAGAACTTCGTTGCATCAATCAAAAAAACGGGTACGCTTCGCAGTTACTGAGCACGCGGGAATGCCTGGAAAGATACCCGGGGCTAAAGCCGGAATATGTAAAGGCGGGTCTGTTCTTTCCGGAAGAAGTAACGGTAGAACCCCGGGTAATGATCGGTCGGTTATTGGCCTACCTGGTCGGAGACAAGGGCTTGGATTATTATAATGATACCCTGGTATTGAATTGCACGGCCTTAACAGACGGCGTGGAGGTGCATACAGCCGCGGGCGCTATCTTTTATGCCGCAAAGGTAATCATCTGCAGCGGGGCAGCGTTTAAAACCCTGTACCCGGCTCTGTTTGCCGGAAGTGATCTTGAAGTATCGAAGCTGCAGATGCTGCAAACTGTTCCGCAGAAAGGGTATGTACTAAATGGTTCGATCCTGACCGGCTTGTCGATAAGAAGGTATGAGGCATTTTACGAATGCTCTTCGTTTGCGAACATTCAATCAAAAGAAGACCCCGGTTCCTTTGAAAAGAAATGGGGCATTCATATTTTGTTTAAACAGGCAACGGACGGCTCCGTAATCATCGGAGATTCGCATGAGTATGCCGACGCGGCCAATGCCGATGCCCTGGGTTTTGACCTGCGTGCCGATATTGATGCATTTATGATTGCCGAAGCAAAAAAAATCATAGAACTGCCCAGCTACGAGATTCAGCACCGGTGGTATGGAATCTATTCCCAATGTAAGCGGCAGGACCTGTTTCAGCATACGATCGATAAGCACATTCATATTGTTACTGGTATTGGAGGAAAGGGAATGACGGGGAGCGCGGGATTTTCAAAGGAACATATAAAGCAGGTATTTAATTTAAATGAAAAGTATGAGCAATATTAA
- a CDS encoding DUF5690 family protein: MVLSVFLCYTAMYAIRKSFLAGQFTDLHLEYGLDAKTMLVISQVLGYMISKFAGIKVISEMQQEKRSRWLIGLVAFGLLMLGLFAVVPPSSKWITIFLNGIPLGMVFGIVFSYIEGRKNTELLAAALSATFIFSTGLVKTVGLLLMERFHLSEYEMPFWTGLLFFPLFLVSVVILNQIKSPDETDKKQRTQRVPMYGKDRRRFLLQNGWGYLGLVAIYILLTIIRDLRDNFIVEFWSEQGMAGTPQVVTLTEIPVAVVVLMVAAAGIWVRNNNKAFGIGMTLVAAGAVLVLLSTYLFYRSMLSPVWWMILSGIGAYLPYILFHCLIFERLVALLQLKGNVGFLFYLADALGYLGSVVILLLKEVVGVKQSWTRFFISVDIQCAVCILLLAGFVRWYFDRRVMRKDQCVAPAA, encoded by the coding sequence CCATGTACGCCATCCGGAAATCGTTTTTAGCCGGGCAGTTTACCGATCTTCATCTGGAGTATGGGCTGGATGCTAAAACGATGCTGGTGATCAGCCAGGTACTGGGGTATATGATTTCCAAATTTGCGGGAATTAAAGTGATCTCGGAAATGCAACAGGAAAAACGCAGCCGCTGGCTGATCGGACTGGTAGCTTTTGGGCTGTTGATGTTGGGTTTGTTTGCGGTAGTGCCACCATCTTCGAAATGGATCACGATTTTCTTAAATGGAATACCGTTGGGAATGGTTTTCGGAATCGTATTTTCATACATTGAGGGCCGGAAGAATACAGAGTTACTGGCAGCAGCGCTCAGTGCCACCTTTATTTTTTCAACCGGGTTGGTGAAGACTGTTGGGTTGCTGCTGATGGAGCGTTTTCATCTGAGCGAATATGAAATGCCATTTTGGACCGGCCTGCTGTTCTTTCCGTTGTTTCTGGTATCTGTGGTTATTTTGAATCAAATAAAAAGCCCCGATGAAACGGACAAGAAACAGCGAACACAACGGGTGCCAATGTATGGCAAAGACCGGCGGCGGTTTTTGCTCCAGAACGGATGGGGATATCTTGGACTGGTGGCCATTTATATCCTGCTCACCATCATAAGGGATCTAAGAGATAATTTTATCGTAGAATTCTGGTCAGAACAGGGAATGGCCGGTACTCCGCAGGTGGTAACGCTTACAGAAATCCCAGTGGCTGTTGTTGTATTGATGGTAGCTGCAGCCGGTATATGGGTGCGCAACAATAACAAGGCATTTGGAATCGGAATGACCCTGGTTGCCGCAGGAGCGGTATTGGTGCTTCTTTCTACGTATTTATTTTATCGGTCGATGCTGTCACCCGTTTGGTGGATGATATTGTCAGGCATTGGTGCTTATCTGCCCTATATCCTGTTTCATTGCCTCATTTTTGAACGGCTGGTAGCCTTGCTGCAGCTTAAAGGGAATGTAGGCTTTTTATTTTATCTGGCAGATGCTTTGGGCTACCTGGGTAGTGTGGTGATCCTGCTGCTTAAAGAAGTAGTTGGCGTAAAACAGAGCTGGACCCGGTTCTTTATTTCAGTGGACATTCAATGTGCCGTGTGCATCCTGCTGCTGGCAGGATTTGTACGCTGGTATTTTGACCGGCGCGTTATGCGGAAAGACCAATGCGTGGCGCCGGCAGCATAG